CCCAGTCGAGTACGGCAGCGGGCTCGAAGCCGGCGTAGATGATGTTGCCGATGCGGGCGTCGCCCCAGTTGAGGACGGCGTCGCCGTCGTCCTTCGGCCAGAGCGCCCCGAGCCGCTCGAAGGCGCTCTCGATGAGCGGTGAGCGCGGCAGGCCGTCCACCACCCAGGCGTAGTACGCCCGTTGGGCATCGACGTGGCGGCGCAGTGCGCTGCCGCGCGAAGGTTCAGTCGGGTGCTGGTCGTGCAGCCGGGCTATCAGCGAGATCGTGGCGTCCTGGAGGTGCGCGCGTTCGGAGTCGCTCGCGGCGTGCAGCCAATTGCCCTCGTACGTATAGGGCATGACGTCGGGCGGCACCCGGCCCTCGACGCGCTCCATCACGAAGAAAGGCGCTCCCAGCGCCGCCGGGTCCTCCTCCAGCCACAGCACGCGCGGCACGGGGATGTCGGTGTGCTCGGCGACGCTCCGCATGGTGCGGTACTGGAGCGCCATGTCGTACACCGGGAAGACCGTGTACGCGGCGGGGTCGGCGGCGAGCCGCAACACACAGGCCCTTACCGGTGGTTCGGGGTGCTCGATGTCGAAGAGCAGTGTCTCGCTCGACATGCCGTTGGACTCGGGGACCCGCACGCCGGAGACCTTGGCGCCGGGCAGCCGGGCGTCGAGCCATGCGGTGAGACGGCGGGCGAGCTCTTCGGGGTCGCGGGTGGTGGTGCGGGGGCGTGGTGCCGTTGCCATGGCGGTGCTCCTCGCTGTCGGACGGCTCTGGGCG
The Streptomyces lunaelactis genome window above contains:
- a CDS encoding phosphotransferase family protein, coding for MATAPRPRTTTRDPEELARRLTAWLDARLPGAKVSGVRVPESNGMSSETLLFDIEHPEPPVRACVLRLAADPAAYTVFPVYDMALQYRTMRSVAEHTDIPVPRVLWLEEDPAALGAPFFVMERVEGRVPPDVMPYTYEGNWLHAASDSERAHLQDATISLIARLHDQHPTEPSRGSALRRHVDAQRAYYAWVVDGLPRSPLIESAFERLGALWPKDDGDAVLNWGDARIGNIIYAGFEPAAVLDWEMAAYAPREVDLGWTIYLHRFFQDLTVGFGQRGLPDFLRRDTVELRYAQLTGHTPRDMDFYTLYAALRHAIVMLRIAYRQVHFGEVQVPADPDGLILHHADLAAMVQGSYW